Proteins found in one Paenibacillus sp. FSL R10-2782 genomic segment:
- the zwf gene encoding glucose-6-phosphate dehydrogenase — protein MADITNNESVVAQGAVLFIFGATGDLARRKLFPAIYSLYREGKLGEDFAVIGVARRPRTEEEFRNDLYTSIQEFSRYKAENDQEWQAFAEHFEYKSLDINNVEGFHELRQQTEIIETKFSIPGNRLFYLALAPELFGSVSKSLKEGGMMDGKGWNRLVIEKPFGYNLESAQELNVEIREVFEEEEIYRIDHYLGKEMVQNIEVIRFANAFFEPLWNNKHISNVQITLSETVGVEERGGYYDHSGALRDMGQNHMLQMLTMIAMEPPSRLLPEDIRDEKVKVLRSLRPFESAEDVLTNVVRGQYTEGSYRGQHLPGYREEDKVDPQSSTETYFASRVFVDNFRWAGVPFYIRTGKRLPVKTTEIVVEFKSMPTNVYLGQKHKLEPNLLVIRVNPMEGIYIKINAKKPGSESDIEPLAMDFCQSCMVGINSPEAYERLLMDAIEGDSTYFTRWDEVATAWRFVDRIAKAWQQAPDTLETYAAGSWGPEGAHKLLEQDGFKWWPVSGQDEDNVIWRVGGTQ, from the coding sequence ATGGCTGACATAACTAATAATGAATCTGTTGTGGCGCAAGGCGCTGTGTTATTTATTTTTGGTGCTACGGGCGATTTGGCCCGCCGCAAGCTTTTTCCTGCGATCTACAGCTTGTACCGCGAAGGGAAGCTTGGTGAAGATTTTGCCGTTATTGGCGTAGCGAGACGCCCTCGCACAGAGGAAGAATTCCGTAATGACCTATACACTTCGATACAGGAGTTTAGCCGTTACAAGGCAGAGAACGATCAAGAATGGCAGGCATTTGCCGAGCATTTTGAATATAAATCACTGGATATCAACAATGTCGAAGGGTTTCATGAACTCAGACAGCAGACAGAGATCATAGAGACGAAATTCAGTATTCCGGGGAACCGTTTGTTCTATTTGGCTTTGGCCCCTGAACTGTTTGGAAGCGTATCGAAGAGCCTCAAAGAAGGCGGGATGATGGACGGCAAGGGCTGGAATCGTCTTGTCATTGAGAAGCCGTTCGGTTATAACCTGGAATCTGCGCAAGAGCTGAATGTTGAAATACGCGAAGTATTTGAAGAGGAAGAAATTTATCGGATTGACCACTATCTTGGTAAGGAAATGGTGCAAAATATCGAAGTGATCCGCTTCGCAAACGCCTTCTTTGAGCCGCTATGGAATAACAAGCATATTTCCAATGTGCAAATTACGCTTAGTGAAACCGTGGGCGTAGAGGAACGCGGAGGTTATTACGATCATTCCGGCGCTCTGCGGGATATGGGACAAAACCACATGCTGCAAATGCTGACGATGATTGCAATGGAACCACCGAGTCGATTGCTCCCTGAGGATATCCGTGATGAAAAGGTAAAAGTGCTGCGTTCGCTGCGTCCTTTTGAATCCGCAGAGGATGTGCTGACTAATGTGGTACGCGGTCAATACACAGAGGGAAGCTATCGCGGTCAGCATTTGCCGGGGTATCGTGAAGAGGACAAGGTTGATCCACAGTCGAGCACAGAGACTTATTTTGCTTCACGCGTATTTGTGGATAATTTCCGTTGGGCAGGGGTTCCTTTCTACATTCGTACCGGCAAACGTCTTCCTGTAAAGACAACCGAAATCGTTGTGGAATTTAAGAGTATGCCTACGAACGTATATCTGGGTCAAAAGCATAAGCTGGAACCGAACTTGCTCGTGATCCGGGTGAATCCGATGGAGGGTATTTACATCAAGATTAATGCCAAGAAGCCGGGTTCGGAATCGGATATTGAGCCGCTGGCTATGGATTTCTGCCAAAGCTGTATGGTCGGCATCAACTCACCGGAGGCTTATGAACGGTTGTTGATGGACGCGATTGAGGGGGACTCTACGTACTTTACGCGTTGGGATGAGGTTGCGACAGCATGGAGATTCGTGGATCGGATCGCCAAAGCATGGCAACAAGCCCCTGATACGCTGGAAACCTATGCTGCAGGCTCATGGGGACCGGAAGGCGCTCATAAGCTGCTGGAGCAAGATGGCTTCAAATGGTGGCCGGTCAGCGGCCAGGATGAAGACAATGTCATCTGGCGGGTAGGCGGTACTCAGTAA
- a CDS encoding YwmB family TATA-box binding protein, protein MLKAKVIQKGIVAIAVFGTLLLLVGWRYGALQATGYDSLKPETDLRSVLAVSDQAPGTLDKLVVKWQGDWTSYGDDPAAMAARIADQLNIPAVSKVEENGHTVYRSVGRSGELKIRLNVMEQLAGQWYTVVQLESSNAGREQLIRLHELCAEQLAAVGVQAVWNTSIQHSLKSNEPVDQLMKLTETRLTGSLSMKAKERYTDATTVAVSYEAPKLPLAVQSGEHQVHMQMAVHEDEEHQDTRITIGFPLITIEY, encoded by the coding sequence ATGTTAAAAGCAAAGGTCATCCAAAAAGGGATTGTCGCTATCGCGGTATTCGGAACGTTGCTGTTACTGGTAGGCTGGCGTTACGGGGCGCTTCAAGCGACTGGATATGATTCCCTTAAGCCAGAAACAGACTTGCGCTCTGTATTGGCCGTCTCGGATCAGGCTCCTGGTACACTGGATAAGCTGGTTGTGAAATGGCAAGGTGATTGGACTTCTTACGGTGATGATCCGGCTGCCATGGCGGCCCGGATAGCCGATCAACTGAATATTCCCGCCGTAAGCAAGGTTGAGGAAAATGGACATACGGTGTATCGGTCTGTTGGCAGAAGCGGAGAGCTGAAAATCCGCTTAAACGTGATGGAGCAGCTAGCTGGTCAATGGTATACGGTCGTTCAACTGGAGAGTAGCAATGCAGGACGTGAGCAGTTAATCCGGCTGCATGAGCTTTGTGCTGAACAATTGGCGGCTGTGGGAGTACAAGCAGTATGGAATACGTCTATTCAGCATTCGCTGAAATCAAATGAGCCCGTGGACCAACTGATGAAGCTGACAGAGACACGTTTAACAGGAAGCTTGTCCATGAAGGCAAAAGAAAGATATACAGACGCGACGACGGTGGCTGTATCCTATGAAGCACCGAAGCTGCCCCTGGCAGTTCAAAGTGGTGAGCATCAGGTACATATGCAGATGGCTGTGCATGAAGATGAGGAGCATCAGGATACTCGTATTACGATCGGTTTTCCGCTGATTACGATAGAATACTGA
- a CDS encoding response regulator transcription factor, which yields METELPISVLLVDDHEMVRIGLAAVLGTEEGIEVVGEAGSGEEGIRLATEYKPDVILMDLVMDGMDGIETTRQVTRLLPETKVIVLTSYLDDEKMYPVIEAGAFSYLLKTSRASEVADAIRAAARGQSVLESQVASKMMNRFRQPQAEAPAHAELTDREMEVLRLLAQGKSNQDIADELIIGIKTVKFHVTNLLAKLGVEDRTQAAIYAYKNGLAE from the coding sequence ATGGAAACGGAATTGCCGATTAGCGTACTGTTGGTAGACGACCATGAAATGGTGCGGATTGGTCTGGCGGCGGTGCTGGGCACGGAAGAAGGCATTGAAGTGGTAGGCGAGGCCGGGAGCGGAGAAGAAGGCATACGACTGGCTACGGAATACAAGCCGGACGTGATTTTAATGGATCTGGTTATGGACGGCATGGATGGAATCGAGACGACTCGCCAAGTGACACGCCTGCTTCCAGAGACGAAGGTCATCGTACTGACGAGTTATTTGGACGATGAGAAAATGTATCCAGTTATTGAAGCGGGCGCGTTCAGCTATCTGCTCAAAACCTCCCGCGCATCCGAGGTTGCGGATGCGATCCGTGCAGCGGCACGCGGACAATCCGTGCTGGAATCACAGGTTGCTTCCAAGATGATGAACCGATTTCGCCAGCCACAGGCTGAAGCGCCTGCGCATGCGGAACTGACGGATCGTGAAATGGAAGTGCTTCGGCTGTTAGCACAAGGTAAATCCAATCAGGATATTGCGGATGAGTTGATCATAGGGATTAAGACAGTGAAATTCCATGTCACCAATCTTCTCGCCAAGCTGGGAGTGGAGGACCGCACACAGGCGGCAATCTATGCCTACAAAAACGGATTAGCAGAGTAA